The Epinephelus lanceolatus isolate andai-2023 chromosome 13, ASM4190304v1, whole genome shotgun sequence genomic interval ggccAACACAGTGGACACCTTGTATTTGCATTAAAATGTCTACAGTCGAGCCATGGACGGAGATTCTTCTTGAGAAGGAAGCAATGGGACAACTTCTTGTATACAGGATATAGGTGAGGCCGTTTAGTGTTAGCATACCGACTCTCCGCGATGGGCTCGCAACTGTTAAGCATTAAAATGGTTAATGTTTGTTGAAAACTGGTCTTTCTGCTAATTAGGAGCGAGAGCAGATAACTTCCACCCTCCTCAGTGTCAGTCAGGTTAGAAGGAGTGGTTCCCGCTGAAGGATACGATGCCTGAAGACGTACTTGCTGTTAAAATCACAAGAGCCACACAATCCACGACAACACTGACGTTTTGTGAGAGGGAAGTTTTTAGTCTCCATCTAGGGTCGTTgaggaattttttttaaaaaatccaggTGACATCAAGCCCGTTGACGTATGTTAGAAGTTCGTCACTGTTGCCGCTCGGTGATAAAATCAAGCAATTAAATCCAGGGTTAAGGTGCTTCCTCACTTGTAACAAACAAATCCAACGTGCCTTCTCTTTCATTTGCAGAGGGGTTTCTGACACTCGAACAGAAGCGGGTAGACCTGCTCAACAGCCGTGGCCACATTCTGCACATTTGGTCCTGGATGACAGGATGGAGAAGAGCGGGGTGGGGTGAAAGCAAAGGAATAAGCTTTGACTGCAATAAAAAACAGCACCTCACCTCCACATGCAGACAAATTGAGAACCACAACAGGTGTTTGGGTCTAGTTTCGCCCCGGGCATGACATACAAAGAGGGCATATTTCACCCTGAGTAAAATTCCTTGAGGAATTAGGTTACTTACAAACAGCTTTTCTGGTTGTAACAGACTATAAAAGGGCATTACAACAACGTGACCCCAATCCCTTAAGCTGGTGTGCCCTCTAGCTGTATGTAAATAAGCGCAAGAGAGGTccgtgtgtgtatatgtgtgtgttatgcaAAGTACCTGTAACTGTGATGCTGCCAGTGGAGAACACCTGGATAGTGGCCTTGATGTGTTTGATCCTGTACGTGGCAGCAGGATGGAGCTCTGGTTCATAACtggcaaacagaaacaaacacatggtGAAGTGCTGATCACTGAAAGGTTTCAGCTCATatatctgaaaacacacacagctttgaGAGTGTTTTACATGACGCCATATGCTGTTGCATAAACAAGTGAATCACAGGCTGACTACACCAACATCTTCTGTCTGCTTGTGGTGCCAAATGCATACTGAAGCGCTGAGCAGGGCTTCCACCACTAGAGGTCATCCTGTCCTTGCAAATATCACATCACTAtcagtaaaacattttaaacaacagGGCTATTTACATCATGATACATGCTTTGAAATGTCTCAGGCAAAAGTGAATCAAGCTAAATGTCAATGACAGGTAATTCTGAAAATGATTTTTCTTAATGAGGTCAGAATTTATGACTCAAAACTAATATATCAGAGATTCTGGGCTGACATCTGAGGGGGAAGGTTTTTACTAAGTGTGATGATGTTAGTTGTGACGCACAGACTGTATTACCTGGCAATGGGTCGGTTGTTCTTGGTGAAATCTATGAGGTGGATTGCGAACGGCATGGAGCAAACTGCCAGCACGTTCACAACTCTGAAGGCTGAAAACCTCACCTGCAGAACAAcgcacaaacatgcacatgcacatataTTACTGTATCTATACTTTCCCATTAAAGGAGAATTCTTGTCTTTCAGTCTTTTATTATTTGGCCTTAGTGCTGCCAAGTTTATCTATAGCTAAGCCTCCTTTAAACTCTAGTTACTGCAGAAATATAAGCAAGTACAAGCCACGGAAAGCAGCTATTTAGATACAGATCTATTACACCcaactacttgactggcagaccacagtatgtgcgcttgcaatgctgtgtgtcagacacagtggtcagcaataccggggccccgcaggggactgtcctctctcccttcctcttcaccctctacaccacggactattgcactgagacctgccatcttcagaagttttctgatgactctgctatagttggatgtatcagcaaGGGTGATGGAGGATGAatacagggctgttgtggataactttgtcacatggtgtgagcagaaccatctgcagctcaacgtggcaaagacaaaggaactggctgtggatctgaggaggaccaagacaccggtgacccctgtttccatccagggggtcagtgtggacattgtagaggactataagtacctgggggtacacactgacaataaactggactgggttaagaacactaacgctctctacaggaagggccagagccgtctctatgTTCTGAGGCagctgaggtccttcaacatctgccggactatgctcaggatttgctatgagtctgtggtgtccagtgctatcctctatgctgttgtgtgctggggcagcaggctgagggggGCCAGTGACGtcgtgggaacggagtgtgactctctgatggtggtatcagagaggaggatgctgtctaagctacaaactatcttggacaatgtctcacacccactccaccatgtgctggtcaggcacaagagtactttcagtgggagactcataccacctaAATGTACTACTGAGTGCCACAGGAAATCactcctgcctgtggccatcagactatacaactcctccctctgagtggccgtgagactttttcacacactgcaataatccaatgtaacttgtgcaataaccccatttcaccctaactgtatatattttgtttgtgtaagtAATCCTGTTCAGCTtacaatgtatatatatatatatatatatatatatatatatatatatatgtatatattagtattagtatttgtaaatttgtaaatatgtaaatacttttgtttaaatttcttatattttcatatatCTTTCCTCttttgcaaggagcacctgtaacataaataatttcccctcggggatcaataaagtatttctgattctgattctgattgttAGGTTTACGAGTCATGAGAGTTGACCTGGCTAAACCAAATGAGAAGTCAAAAGAATCTAGGGCTGAgtaatatatcaatattatgcCCGGATgtgagactagatatcatcttaATTTTTGGATATTGTATGTAatattgtgtgtgttgtcttttcTTGTTATTCAAagggtaaatggacctgcacttgtagaGCACCTTTCTAGTTTTCCGACCATTCAAAAGCGCTTTAACACTACgtctcacacacattcacacactgtaaGATTTTTCTACAAATCAATATATATACTTATACAAAGGTAATCCCTTTCAATCATCACTTTTGAGCCACTAGaggtgtgtgactgtgtatgtatctgccctctgcctgtatttgatcattttcttcttatttagctGTGGTCAGGACGTTTCTCAGCATAGACTGCATCTGAGGTCGgaactttataaaaaggtaagGATCAGGAGCCAGATCATAAGCAGGACGCATCCAAGATGGAGCTATGAAAAAATGATGGTCACAACACCGGAAAATCACAGATACAGCGAGGTGAAGCGCCAAGGGGACAAGGCTCGCTCCACATCAAGactgaatctggggttggctttcactttaaCAGTAGCCAGCAATTCCTGCAAATTCTACCTTTACCTACACAATCTGAAATTCAATACCAACAACAGATATTAATTTTACATCTGCAttgatattctttttttttttaactttatgttCCAGTTATACTCACCTTGAAGCCCAGTTTCTGCAGAAGGCGTGCTAACCTGCGAGCACCCAGCTTTGCGTCATCCTCACTGAACAGAAGAGGGGAGCAAAAAGTGAGAGCCAGCAGAACAGTGGTAAACATACTGTGTGTACTTTGGCATGCAAAAGagatgtaataatgtaatacaCAAACAGTAGCTGGCACCCTTAAGAGTAACTGTATGTTCAGGGCACCAAGAACTAAAGTCATCCCTGTGCTGGTTTGTGGTGGCTCATTTGCTCACTAGTTCTATTGTCAGCGTTGTATCTGTGACAGGTGAGACAAATGGTAATGCCTCTACTTTATTGGCAGCTGATGGGGATCTTGCTCAATAATTCACTTGTAgccaacattacagcagcaacaAGAGGGAGGCAAGACATCAGCAGCAAGCATTTCTCTCAACAGAGAAAATGCATGGCCCTTTGGAAACCGGCAACTCCATCTGTTAGGTTTTTTTATAAGTCCTCAGTGAGTTACTGgttaatgtgagtgtgtgtgacatgtttcatgtgcaacatgtctACCTTGTTGCTCCAGTGCAGATGATTTTCCCCGAAGACCAGATTGAGGCTGTTATCTTGGGCTTACGAAGCTTCATCAGGACTTTCTAAAAACAACAACGAAAAAGGGGTCAAACTTTGAATGCTCCCAGCATGGCCCACATCACAAAGCCTTAATATCACATCAAAGCTGCACATAATCAAAATATAggtgagctgtttttttttatctctataTGATGTCCTTACCCCTACTTCCGGCTTATAGATGACATTAGTCCCCTCTAAGGCAATGGTGCGCAGGTTGAGGTGGCACCTGGTCCTGAAGGTTGCCACCACATTGGTGACAATGATATCAAGTGCCTCATCATTGCTGGAATCCATGAGGAAGTGTGCGGTGCAGCGGGAGGACCACAGGGGGGTTTCTCCTCACACATTCATCATCGAcgccaccatcaccaccacttCACGGACGGACAGGAAGACAAGACGAGCTGGAGGTAAACAAGGCCCAGGAATTATTTGTATTTTGACTTTTGAAACTATGCCGTGTGACATTGCAGCATCATACAGCAACTTGAGTGCAAAGAGCGAAAAACAAGCTCTCCAAGATTGTCAACATTGCAGGGACGGTTACTGGCAAGTCACACAAACAACTCAGCAATATATCTGACAGTGCTGTACGCAGGAAGGCCAAACATATTACTGCAGATGCCTCTCATCCATTACATTCAGAGTTTGAGCAGCTCCCATCTGGGCATTGATTTAGGGTCCCATAAACCAGCCAGAACAAATATGAGAAGTCATTTATTCCCTGTGCCATACACGCAATGAACACAGACTGTATGACTGTACCAGGAAAGGCTATTATTTTCATAAGGTGTGCTATCTTTATCTATACATAAGCTATTGGTCCTACCCGCCTATTTGCACCATTGTATCATATTGCTAAATTGTACGTTTTTAATggtgtgttgtgtgtctgtctgtacctTTGATATTTTGAGAGAAGCtaaagacaaatttccactgAGGTGAACAATAAAATTAACCATCGATCTATCTTTGCAAAATACcttcttcaatgttttttaGCTTGCACATACAGTCAAATCAGCTAGCACACAGAGACAGTCCTTTAGTGCAAATGTGATAAAAGGTGCGTAGCACCAGTTCAACTATTTCTGCAGCTATGTGGTTCCTTCTACATGAGACATAAGAGAGTGCATAACAAAACAGGAAGCACACAGGCATCTGCAAGACATTAGAGTGATCTAAACATTTAGAAAAATTGACCTTTTAAATACACGTCTGTGCTATTGTGGCTATGAGTTAACGTTAGCCTGTCTGCTAGTGACAACAGCCTGATACGTTAGCTTCGCTCTGTTGCTACTAAAATAGCATGCAAGATAAAGAAAATGATTTAATGGATGCTAAACGTGACCACCTAAATGTGTTTAAACGTAAGGAAGAGCTCGCCGTAGTTTAGTCTAAAATATAAGGTTTGTTAGCGTTACAGCTGATCCATCCCTCATCCTAGTGTTGTGTTGCATAGTAACGCAACTGATAAGCTTGTTTAGGGAACTGTTGCTAAGCTAGCTAATCTCGCCGGTAGCCTAACAAACGGGCTGTCAACTATCATCCGCAAACTAATTCAGCATGACTGCATTAACTGACGTGTTATTATGGCTAGAATTACACTGATATAAAcgactaaaaataaaaagaaacgaCAGCTCGCTACTGCCCGGCTACTGTTGTGAATAAAGCTAATCGTTAGCTAGCAACAAAGAAAGTGCACAGGCAGTAATGAATGAAAAgttgttagctaagctagctagcAGGCTAGCTGTCTAACTGAGGACGATGTGGCCCCACTGTTTCCAGTTATGTTTGCGTGTTAATGCAGATGTGTGTATCTGAGATGTGTGCTTTAATTCTTTAGCTACCTCTTCAGCTAGCTCACAGCTGTGACCCCCGAGACATAAACAGTCCAGTGACGGTGTTTTTTTGTGGACAGACTCCTTCCTCTGCGTACTACTGACCGACTAGCGAAGCGACTTCCTGTTtcagctttcaaaataaaaccaggtGACCTAGTGAACTTCAAAATAGCTTCAACTTCCGGTTACAACTTTCAAAACACAACgataaaaacatttattattatcagATTTCGAGAAGAAGGTGTTATAAACATTATTCTTAAAAAGGGggagatgataataataataatatttattgtctctaatcatttttaataattcttaaattgtattaattatagcaatacaaataaaaccctaaaacaaataaaaatacacttaaaatcCTAACTAAAAGCTTGAGGTAAAAGATACATTTTTAGtttgcttaaaaaaacacttacatCAGACCATAGTTCAGGTGGAAGAGAATTCCAGAGAGTAGGACCATAATGAAAAGCACCATGAGCTGATTGAGACTTGATTTTAGGTACAATGAGTAGACCTTTATTTGATGATCTAAGGGATTTCTCTGGTGGTGTGCAGGCTACTCTGTGAAGatcaggagattttttttttgtatagttTTTTAATTCTTAATTAATTCTATTAATTCTAATAAGTGGAGAGAGAGATGTCTCTATGTTTATGTATATGTCACTAGTTGCGTATATGTTAATATAGTTTTGTATGTGTTACACATTTTTCTATGTGGTTATGTTCATGTGCatactttgtatttgtttattttagcacacttttcaaaaaatatatttcaaaagttttgtgacagtgttttacagtatatgtattttttcctCAGCTTTTACATTCTTATATATTTTGCTAATGTTCATTATTGTTTTACAGCCCTTTGCAAGATGCTTTTTGATATCTGGCTATAATAGACTTCAACTTGACTTGACATGTCTCCAGCTGACATGTAGTTAACTGCATTAAAGCCTGTGAAACTGCTTTTATAACACGGTTAAAGGGctcccagtagctcagtgggtaaaGCGGGCATCCAATGTGCAAAAgcaatgtccttgctgcagtggctCTGGGTTCGATTCAagcctgcggccctttgctgtgtgtcataccccctcctctcccttcaCATTTACtactgtcctatcaaataaaggcaaaaagccccaaaagtaatcttaaaataaataaataactagtTAAAATGAATTGCAAAGAAAAATCCTAATTAACCATAAACTGTTCATGTGATAAAACAGACCCTTCACTGAGATCAAGAACATAATTACTGTAATATTTCTGGCTGCCTGCACAGATGGCCTTGAACAGCAACCAGTGAGTTAAAGTTGGTAACTTGCGCCACCATGTGGACACTGACAGCTGTTTTAGTGGGAAAGAAATATATTCTTTGACATAATTTGAAACAAGAAAAGCTCAGTTTTCTACACCATGTCCTGCAGCATGAGCTAATAATTTTAACATCTTATAAATGATGTTTGAGCCATTAATAGTATAATTTGCATGTCCACGTAAGAGTTAAAATGCTTATTGACTGCAGCCAAATTCTGTGTCCACAGATCTGCCTTTGTGATCATCAGCGTCTGCCAATATAACACTTAACAGTCTTATGTTAACACACTTCCCAGCTAACAATGTGTTACTTTCTTTCAGTGTTTATGGAGTATTGACATTTAAGCTGCATGGATTAGAACATCTCCGAGGAAAATGAGCACATCTGGTCAGTAAACGCTCCTCGGGGAATTCTGGACAGGCTACAAAAGAGGAGAAGGAGTAAAGTTTGGAGGCGGTTGGGAATGTTTGTGTTATCAATGAGAGAGTTCACAGCCGCTCCCGTGGCTCATGAATGAATTCGGTGAATGGATGCTGTCCTGAGGTGTCTGCGCACTGTCACATCCTGCTGTGATGGTGACCTTTAGGTGGACTGGTCATGACTTTACGATATTTTGTGCTTGTAAAAGTTACTTGAGCTCGTTTGCTCTTCTTTGTGTAGCTTTGCACAACACTGCACAAGAGTTAAACTGCTAAGAATGATCATCTTTATGAAATAATGTTGCTCAAACTAAACACAGATTTCTGTGCATGAgtctgagtgtgtatgtgtgcacatttgCGTGTTAATATCCATGACTTATTGCTTGCATATACACATTTATGCATTGTGTCCTGTAACCCAGCTCTTCCACTTGGACCGCTGCAAACACTTCTGTCTCTTGGCCTGCgcccaaacaaaacagaaaaataacttcTTTATGATTCAGCCTTGTTGTTATTGTTCTTCCTCCCTGGTTACCAAATTGTCTCTTCCCCCCCTCTCGTTTAATCCTCCTGGGCTTCTCCTGGTGAAATATAGCCTTGTAATTCACATCCATTCTGCACAAGAGCCTTGTTCGGATGTCCCAAGATGTTTACTATAAAGGTTTAGATTTAGAGCAGGTTAGGAAAAGTCAGACCACTAGCATTGATGGCGtgagtatgtttgtgtgtgtgtgtgtgtgtgtgtgtgtgtgtgtgtgtgtgtgtgtgtttcgaaGCGGCTGACGCAGGGCGCAGGAGtatgtttacagtttgttgGGCTGCACATCACTGGGGCAGTCTCTTCCCAGGGGAACAATGCTCTTATTCTCATTAGGTCATAAGATGcggcatgtaaacacacagatgtGAGCACTTACGGCTTAATAGATGCAGATATGTCTAAGAATAAATAGACGGTCCATCACTGTAactactctgtgtgtgtgtgtgtgtgtgtgtgtgtgtgtgtgtgtgtgtcaaagagAGAGTGACTGAGGCAAAGTGAGAGATAAATCATTTTTTCATGCTTCTGGGAAATTTATGTACTTgtgtgcctgcatgtgtgtgcatatgaatatgtgtatgcgtgtgtgtgtgtgtgtgtatcacaagcagcaacctctggggctaaaaaacaaagccaacgtggaaatgccaaaaactacaGCTCATCAAATGGTCACTTGAGGTTGGCTCAGTAAATGAGTCAatccacattttaaaaatgtccaactttacattagaattaaacatatttacagcctaATAAAAAATACGGTTaaggtctctatagctaattttcccAATCATGAGAACTGtagtaacacattctcactctgaccctGTCACATATTAACGTTTGGTTATGGACCAAAATGTCCtgatgcaaggtaccctgggtgcatcggttgttgatgttctgggacactgtgtcaagttctgcctgttacatgtattgtcttctttcaaaatgcatttccgttttcacaagaaatttgtcgtttacatgcagtctctttcaaaataaacgtactATATCAATACAACAAtgcgaattgactttttttttctccaacaagtaatgcatgtggttgggtttaggcaacaaaagcaactgattagatttaggaaaaaagaacagggtttggctttacattcttacgggacacaaacactgctctcctgggtgaaggtcggtgtttgttggacccttcACTGCCACTCCCACGAGCCCTACTCACACTTTCggcaccttaacttttgttctttgACCAGCCATATAttatgccaacgttaaaggacagcttttttttgtcagtgtctgacgccctgagtcactgcccaagcaccagattttgaaGACTTCACAGTGACACCAGGTTTTTAAGGCTTAaatttacacatatttaagggtgAGGCAGCTTGAGTGAAAGGATGTCTGCAAGGCGTCACCACagtctatagccccttttacagtGCCTTTTCAAGACGGTAATTTCACGCTGTTATTCCGCCTCGcagttctgtataaaaggtacagtcGCAGAGGAGACAGAGTTGTCCCGCCTTTGAGCCGAGAATAGGGGTAGAAAAAGGgagctgacaaaaacagtcaaagTTAAAAGGGTAGGTGTAATAAGCTAAGGCTTCAGCCTCCACCTTTTCAGTCCTTtgtttgtgattttgttttatgCTAAAAAATTAACTTAATGTTTATGTGTTGTCTATAACAGTATATTTGAGCTTtataagttggaaaatgaccaaaataaacTTAACTAAACTAAATGATCTCTGTCTTAATCGGACAGCCAGCAGGTTAGGATCGTGGGCAGCATGGGTTTGATGTTTTGGCAACATGTTGCATGTGTGACCCACCACAAGAGGATTAAAACTggttgttagcagttagcagctaactcaaagaagaataACAATGGCCgaaaatgtcctcaaattgggaaaacaataagGTCCACGTGCTCCtaaccctccaagcagaggatgagatcagtcCCCATACAACAAGAATGGTAACTGATGTTAATGCCATTGCTACTGTTTAGAAAGCGCCCCTGATGCGTATGTTATGTCACACCAGAGGCCGACACTGTTTTGTTACTTGTCACACCCTTCACACCTCTTTTACTTCCATGATGTCCATgttatctaaaatcacacactggagcagcatgatgctgcGGTCCTTTGgtgctgtgtaaaaatgcaaaggcagcacaAAGAGGGGACTTATTAGTGGCACTAAAGGGCTTATgaatcagatccacccctcattCCTGCACAGCTCCACCCCATAGGtgtataataataactagatgCCATAACCCAAGACGGCATTGATTCAGTCCAATTGAG includes:
- the tbpl1 gene encoding TATA box-binding protein-like 1 produces the protein MDSSNDEALDIIVTNVVATFRTRCHLNLRTIALEGTNVIYKPEVGKVLMKLRKPKITASIWSSGKIICTGATSEDDAKLGARRLARLLQKLGFKVRFSAFRVVNVLAVCSMPFAIHLIDFTKNNRPIASYEPELHPAATYRIKHIKATIQVFSTGSITVTGPNVQNVATAVEQVYPLLFECQKPLCK